The DNA sequence ATAATCTGGTTAAATGCGCCCCCGATAATTACACCGACAGCCATGTCAACCACATTTCCCCTTAGGGCAAATTCTTTAAATTCTTTTATTAAACTCATAAATAATAATTTTAATTATAATTGCAAAAATAAATTAAATTTCAAATTAACATAATATATGCTGATTGGGTTAGGTTTCAAATACTATTCCGAAATTTTCATCAAATAATAAAATACCGTCCCTTTTCTCCTGAGATTCGGGAACTGTAAATCCTTTTATTTTTGTTGTCTTACCTTTACCTATAGATCGGATATTTGTTTAAAGTTAATTTTTTGCCCGAATATTTCAAAAGGTATAGTAAAACTGCAATTTTTAAAATCGGAACAGCCGTAAGCAGATTTTCCTTTGATCAATTTATGAGTTTTTACATTTTGGACAAAATAAATCTTCTACAGGTCGTAGGGGTGTGGTTTGCTTTTTAGATTTTTCGTTTATTTCAGTATTTTTTTTCTCTTGTATGGATATTCGTCTGTATTGACAGTTTTTAACTTCTTGGGTCAGGTCGGTTACATTTCGATAAGTTCCTTTTTAAAAAGATCGGAAGAATATTCCCCTTTTTCAATGAGTCTGAGTTTTTTTTTCCCAGAGACCTGTAAGCTCCACGCTTTTAAAAATTTCGCTTTGTACGTGTCGATCAGATCCATTCCCGTTGAGGTGGCATAAATTTTTTTTTTTTTCTCGATATACTTTCTGTGTAGTAAAGTTTCAATAATATTT is a window from the Apibacter sp. B3706 genome containing:
- a CDS encoding DNA topoisomerase; the protein is MKKEENLIPVFEVGESGPHDPFIHQGKTTPPKYFTEATLLRSMETAGKQVDDEEMREVMKDNGIGRPSTRANIIETLLHRKYIEKKKKIYATSTGMDLIDTYKAKFLKAWSLQVSGKKKLRLIEKGEYSSDLFKKELIEM